The Polyangium aurulentum genomic interval CCTTGTGGCCGCTCGCGCAGCGGCTTCTGTTGCTGTTCGGTCTTCTGGTGCTGGGCGGGGCGGCGGTGGAGGGGCTGCTCCGCGAGGAGGACGTGCCGGCGGCGGCGGCGGGCGTCGACGAGGGGACGGAGCGGGGCTATCTGCGCGTGCTGGCGCGGCCGTGGGCCGAGGTGCTGGTGGATGGGCAGTTCCTCGACGTGACGCCGATCGGGCGTCCGATCCCGGTGCCGCCGGGGCGGCATTACGTGACGTTCAAGCACCCGAACGCGCCCGACGAGAAGCGCGAGATCCGGGTGGCGGCTGGGCAGACGGTGGTGCTCGACGTGACGATGCGGATCGATCGTCCGGCCGTCGACGGCGGCGCGGACGCGGCGGCGGACGCGGAAGCGTCACCCTGAGCGCTTGCGGAGGAGGGCTTCGAGGGCGATCGGGGGTCGTTCGGCCTTCACGGTGAGCTCGCCCATGCAGGCGGACGAGCCTCGCTCGAGCCCGCGGCAGGCGTCGGGGCGCACGGGGTAGATGGAGCAGACGAAGCGGCGCGTGTCGGGATCGGGGACGAGGGCTGCGCAATGGCCGTCCTCGATGCGCATGAAGCAGCGGTTGCCGATGAAATCGGTGAGCGACCGGGCGTGGTCGTCCATGCGATCGTGATCGACGCCGAAGACGCGGACGTACTCGGGCAGGTCGGAGAAGCAGCAGGTGCCGCAGAGGAGGCAGTCGGACGGGACGGGCGGGAGGGGCATACGACGGGGATAGGATGGCATGGCGCGCGTGCCTCGGCGATTAGTTACATACCCCGGCAACGCAGTTGTTGCTCAGGCAATCCGAGGGGAAGAGGCATTTCCTGTCGACCTCGCATTTGCCGTTGTTCGGGCCCATGCCGGTCTCGGCGCAGATGCCGCCGCAATCGATGTCGGTCTCGTCCTGATTTGGGGCGCCATCGAAGCAATCCGCCACGAAGCACACCTTGGGGTTGCCCTTGCACTCGCCCCTGTCCTTGCAGTCCGCGGCGCTGTTGCACGCCTTGGTTACATCGCACGGGTCACAGGAGCCGCCGCAATCCACGTCGGTCTCGGTTCCGTCCTTCGCCAGGTTGGAGCAGCTCGCAGCGAGGCATTTGCCGAATGCGGAGCACTTCGCCCCCCCGGAGCAATCCGTATCGACGAGGCACCGCTTGCACACCCCGCTCTGGCTGCATTTGCCGCTCCCGCCACCGACGGGCGTGCACGCAGCCTCGGTCTTCACCGCTGGTGTGTCGGTGTAGCAGTCGTCGACGAAGCACTCGTTCGACCAGTCATACTTGTCGCTACCGTCCGTGACCTCGACCGCCTCGCCGTCCTGGCATTGCAGCTGCTTGCAATCCCCGTACACCTGCGTGAACAGATCGGCCGAGCCGTTCGGCTTAGGGTTCGTCCACTCGCACATCCCCATGTTGCACGCCGGCGTCCCGCAGATGTCGCCGCACTCGGCCGCCATCGTGCAGGTCTTCCCGCCGCCCGTCCCGCTCGAGCTGCTCGCAGGCGCGCCCCCCGTCCCGCTCGCCGTCCCGCCGCCCGCGCCGCCCGCT includes:
- a CDS encoding YkgJ family cysteine cluster protein, yielding MPLPPVPSDCLLCGTCCFSDLPEYVRVFGVDHDRMDDHARSLTDFIGNRCFMRIEDGHCAALVPDPDTRRFVCSIYPVRPDACRGLERGSSACMGELTVKAERPPIALEALLRKRSG